The following coding sequences lie in one Sinorhizobium fredii USDA 257 genomic window:
- a CDS encoding SDR family NAD(P)-dependent oxidoreductase — protein sequence MLSYSAIAKNNVAVVTGAASGIGLAAAMRFADRGMKVVLADLAGERLQAAAAKVAKFAPGGAADVAAIATDVSRADELVALARATRERFGHVHVLMNNAGIQPGSSTFGPLENWEAVIGVNLWGVINGSRIFAPAMIAHGEPALIINTGSKQGITTPPGDPAYNVSKAGVKVFTEALQHELRNSENCKVNAHLLIPGFVYTALTAHGRTEKPAGAWTPEQTVDFMLESLASGDFYILCPDNEVERPTDEKRILWAAGDIVENRPPLSRWHPEHGEAFRAFLAGKRD from the coding sequence ATGTTGTCCTATTCCGCCATCGCCAAAAACAATGTCGCCGTCGTCACCGGCGCCGCCTCCGGCATCGGACTTGCCGCAGCAATGCGTTTCGCCGATCGCGGCATGAAGGTCGTGCTTGCCGATCTTGCCGGCGAGCGGCTGCAGGCGGCGGCGGCGAAAGTGGCGAAGTTTGCTCCGGGCGGGGCCGCCGATGTCGCTGCGATCGCGACGGACGTCTCCCGGGCCGACGAGCTTGTCGCGCTGGCGCGCGCCACGCGCGAGCGATTCGGCCATGTGCATGTGCTGATGAACAATGCCGGCATTCAGCCCGGCAGTTCGACGTTCGGGCCACTGGAGAACTGGGAAGCGGTGATCGGCGTCAATCTCTGGGGCGTGATCAACGGCTCGCGCATTTTCGCGCCTGCCATGATCGCGCATGGCGAGCCCGCGCTGATCATCAATACCGGTTCCAAGCAGGGTATCACTACGCCGCCCGGAGATCCGGCCTACAACGTCTCGAAAGCCGGCGTGAAAGTTTTCACCGAGGCGCTTCAGCACGAGTTGCGCAATAGCGAGAACTGCAAGGTCAATGCGCATCTCTTGATACCCGGCTTCGTCTACACGGCGCTGACCGCGCATGGCCGCACGGAAAAGCCGGCCGGTGCCTGGACGCCGGAGCAGACGGTCGATTTCATGCTGGAGAGCCTCGCCAGTGGCGATTTCTACATCCTCTGCCCCGACAATGAGGTCGAAAGGCCCACGGACGAAAAGCGCATCCTGTGGGCCGCCGGCGATATCGTCGAGAACCGCCCTCCCCTTTCGCGCTGGCACCCGGAGCATGGCGAGGCTTTCCGCGCCTTCCTCGCCGGAAAACGGGATTGA